Proteins encoded within one genomic window of Columba livia isolate bColLiv1 breed racing homer chromosome 1, bColLiv1.pat.W.v2, whole genome shotgun sequence:
- the SUN2 gene encoding SUN domain-containing protein 2 isoform X1 has protein sequence MSRRSQRLVTTRYYPEDDDATTSGSSLLGGQQLPFKESSGRTVRRKSSSTKRLSPAPSTQTSYYSESMMSESYLGGSRGLAALGSSMLDDALDSSTYWGGELSSRRRRGTGDTESSKINGLLESKTYDTYASSSGYSSEDDYNGHFYSGQSSSGSGLRTAASRVGSFLWQVFTSPVRFVGWLFSGLAAAWHRLTGTAPRLGSVLFSRRYPWVKRSLLLLLLLLLLAAAAYGAWYFYPYGLSTLSLPAFPWWGAGKLSSSDVPGTGDLTVLDQALEKRFEALEAEVSRWELQRGAAAVVAGGEPPPGDILALLEGLVSRRDTGLKEQLRSDMTSHLQGELAALRAQVQRDLDGRLGKMAQASQEMEARLLELNSEWQSSAQESLRGSFQREVGKLEQEVAALRRELAGLRSDQEVMGKHLEGMLEQLKAVRADLEAQFPTWVSRFLLQSQRDGTAGFILQREDLQAELQALESKILAKVLEDRRLSAQDAQARIGVALRQGGATGVTEEQVHLIVDQALKRFSEDRVGMVDYALESAGASVINTRCSETYETRTALLSLFGIPLWYHSQSPRVILQPDVNPGNCWAFRGSQGFAVIRLSSIIRPTAVTLEHIPKALSPQGTIPSAPKDFAVYGLKEEGEEEGLLLGQFTYNHDGNPIQTFYLEGDAIGTYQLVELRVLSNWGHPEYTCIYRFRVHGEPVH, from the exons ATGTCCCGCCGCAGCCAGCGCCTCGTCACCACTCGCTATTACCCTGAGGACGACGATGCCACGACCAGCGGCAGCTCCCtgctgggggggcagcagctccccttCAAGGAGAGCAGTGGCAG GACGGTCAGGAGGAAATCGAGCAGCACCAAGCGCCTCTctcctgcccccagcacccAAACCTCCTACTACAGCGAGTCCATGATGAGCGAGTCCTACCTGGGAGGCAGCCGGGGCctcgctgccctgggcagctccaTGCTGGATGATGCCCTGGACAGCAGCACGTACTGGG GCGGGGAGCTCTCCAGCAGGAGAAGAAGAGGCACAGGGGACACTGAATCCAGTAAGATCAACGGGCTGCTGGAGAGCAAGACATATGACACTTACGCCTCTTCATCTGGGTACTCGTCGGAAGATGACTATAATG gtCACTTTTACTCAGGCCAGAGTAGCTCCGGGTCGGGGCTGAGGACCGCAGCCTCCCGGGTGGGCTCCTTCCTCTGGCAGGTGTTCACCTCCCCGG TTCGGTTCGTGGGGTGGCTATTCTcagggctggcagctgcctggcaTCGCCTGACCGGCACAGCTCCCCGCCTGGGCAGCGTCCTCTTCTCCAG GCGCTACCCATGGGTGAAGAGATCCCTGCTTCTGCTCctgcttctcctgctccttgctgctgctgcctatG GAGCTTGGTACTTCTACCCATACGGGCTGTCGACGCTCAGTCTCCCTGCCTTCCCGTGGTGGGGAGCTGGAAAGCTTTCCTCCTCTGATGTGCCTGGGACAGGGGACCTGACTGTGCTGGACCAG GCCCTGGAGAAGCGCTTTGAGGCGCTGGAGGCCGAGGTGTCGCGGTGGGAGCTGCAGCGGGGGGCGGCAGCAGTGGTGGCAGGGGGAGAGCCACCCCCTGGGGACATCCTGGCGCTGCTGGAGGGGCTGGTGAGCCGCCGGGACACAGGGCTGAAGGAGCAACTCCGCAGTGACATGACCAGCCACCTCCAG GGTGAGCTGGCTGCCCTCCGAGCACAGGTGCAGAGGGATTTAGATGGGCGCCTGGGGAAGATGGCACAAGCTTCTCAG GAGATGGAGGCACGGTTGCTGGAGCTGAACTCAGAATGGCAGAG CTCGGCACAGGAGAGCCTGCGAGGGAGCTTCCAGCGGGAGGTGGGCAagctggagcaggaggtggCGGCACTGAGGAGGGAGCTGGCGGGCCTCAGGTCGGACCAGGAGGTGATGGGGAAGCACCTGGAGGGGAtgctggagcagctgaaggCCGTGCGGGCTGAT TTGGAAGCACAGTTCCCAACATGGGTCAGTCGGTTCCTGTTGCAGTCCCAGCGGGATGGCACCGCTGGCTTCATTCTCCAGCGGGAAGACTTGCAAGCAGAGCTCCAGGCCCTGGAGAGCAAGATCCTGGCTAAAGTCTTGGAAGACAGGAGGCTGTCAGCACAGGATGCTCAGGCCCGTATCGGAGTAGCCCTGCGACAAGGGGGAGCCACGGGGGTGACAGAGGAG CAAGTGCATCTCATCGTGGACCAGGCCCTGAAGCGCTTCAGCGAGGACCGCGTGGGAATGGTTGACTATGCCCTGGAGTCAGCAG GGGCCAGCGTCATCAACACTCGCTGCTCTGAAACCTACGAGACACGGACGGCACTGCTGAGCTTGTTCGGCATCCCCCTGTGGTACCACTCGCAGTCCCCCCGTGTCATCCTGCAG CCGGATGTCAaccctgggaactgctgggcgTTTCGCGGGTCCCAGGGCTTTGCCGTCATCCGCCTCTCCAGCATCATCCGCCCCACAGCCGTGACATTGGAGCACATCCCAAAGGCGCTCTCACCCCAGGGGACCATCCCCAGCGCCCCCAAGGACTTCGCTGTCTAT ggcttgaaggaggagggagaggaggagggactTCTCCTGGGGCAGTTCACCTACAACCATGATGGCAACCCCATCCAAACATTTTACTTGGAG GGTGATGCCATAGGCACGTACCAGCTGGTGGAGCTCCGGGTGCTGAGCAATTGGGGCCACCCCGAATACACCTGCATCTACCGCTTCCGCGTGCATGGAGAGCCGGTGCACTGA
- the SUN2 gene encoding SUN domain-containing protein 2 isoform X2, translating to MSRRSQRLVTTRYYPEDDDATTSGSSLLGGQQLPFKESSGRTVRRKSSSTKRLSPAPSTQTSYYSESMMSESYLGGSRGLAALGSSMLDDALDSSTYWGGELSSRRRRGTGDTESSKINGLLESKTYDTYASSSGYSSEDDYNGHFYSGQSSSGSGLRTAASRVGSFLWQVFTSPVRFVGWLFSGLAAAWHRLTGTAPRLGSVLFSRRYPWVKRSLLLLLLLLLLAAAAYGAWYFYPYGLSTLSLPAFPWWGAGKLSSSDVPGTGDLTVLDQGLRGEHRLLARFQALEKRFEALEAEVSRWELQRGAAAVVAGGEPPPGDILALLEGLVSRRDTGLKEQLRSDMTSHLQGELAALRAQVQRDLDGRLGKMAQASQEMEARLLELNSEWQSSAQESLRGSFQREVGKLEQEVAALRRELAGLRSDQEVMGKHLEGMLEQLKAVRADLEAQFPTWVSRFLLQSQRDGTAGFILQREDLQAELQALESKILAKVLEDRRLSAQDAQARIGVALRQGGATGVTEEQVHLIVDQALKRFSEDRVGMVDYALESAGASVINTRCSETYETRTALLSLFGIPLWYHSQSPRVILQPDVNPGNCWAFRGSQGFAVIRLSSIIRPTAVTLEHIPKALSPQGTIPSAPKDFAVYGLKEEGEEEGLLLGQFTYNHDGNPIQTFYLEGDAIGTYQLVELRVLSNWGHPEYTCIYRFRVHGEPVH from the exons ATGTCCCGCCGCAGCCAGCGCCTCGTCACCACTCGCTATTACCCTGAGGACGACGATGCCACGACCAGCGGCAGCTCCCtgctgggggggcagcagctccccttCAAGGAGAGCAGTGGCAG GACGGTCAGGAGGAAATCGAGCAGCACCAAGCGCCTCTctcctgcccccagcacccAAACCTCCTACTACAGCGAGTCCATGATGAGCGAGTCCTACCTGGGAGGCAGCCGGGGCctcgctgccctgggcagctccaTGCTGGATGATGCCCTGGACAGCAGCACGTACTGGG GCGGGGAGCTCTCCAGCAGGAGAAGAAGAGGCACAGGGGACACTGAATCCAGTAAGATCAACGGGCTGCTGGAGAGCAAGACATATGACACTTACGCCTCTTCATCTGGGTACTCGTCGGAAGATGACTATAATG gtCACTTTTACTCAGGCCAGAGTAGCTCCGGGTCGGGGCTGAGGACCGCAGCCTCCCGGGTGGGCTCCTTCCTCTGGCAGGTGTTCACCTCCCCGG TTCGGTTCGTGGGGTGGCTATTCTcagggctggcagctgcctggcaTCGCCTGACCGGCACAGCTCCCCGCCTGGGCAGCGTCCTCTTCTCCAG GCGCTACCCATGGGTGAAGAGATCCCTGCTTCTGCTCctgcttctcctgctccttgctgctgctgcctatG GAGCTTGGTACTTCTACCCATACGGGCTGTCGACGCTCAGTCTCCCTGCCTTCCCGTGGTGGGGAGCTGGAAAGCTTTCCTCCTCTGATGTGCCTGGGACAGGGGACCTGACTGTGCTGGACCAG GGGCTGCGGGGTGAGCACCGGCTCCTGGCTCGCTTCCAGGCCCTGGAGAAGCGCTTTGAGGCGCTGGAGGCCGAGGTGTCGCGGTGGGAGCTGCAGCGGGGGGCGGCAGCAGTGGTGGCAGGGGGAGAGCCACCCCCTGGGGACATCCTGGCGCTGCTGGAGGGGCTGGTGAGCCGCCGGGACACAGGGCTGAAGGAGCAACTCCGCAGTGACATGACCAGCCACCTCCAG GGTGAGCTGGCTGCCCTCCGAGCACAGGTGCAGAGGGATTTAGATGGGCGCCTGGGGAAGATGGCACAAGCTTCTCAG GAGATGGAGGCACGGTTGCTGGAGCTGAACTCAGAATGGCAGAG CTCGGCACAGGAGAGCCTGCGAGGGAGCTTCCAGCGGGAGGTGGGCAagctggagcaggaggtggCGGCACTGAGGAGGGAGCTGGCGGGCCTCAGGTCGGACCAGGAGGTGATGGGGAAGCACCTGGAGGGGAtgctggagcagctgaaggCCGTGCGGGCTGAT TTGGAAGCACAGTTCCCAACATGGGTCAGTCGGTTCCTGTTGCAGTCCCAGCGGGATGGCACCGCTGGCTTCATTCTCCAGCGGGAAGACTTGCAAGCAGAGCTCCAGGCCCTGGAGAGCAAGATCCTGGCTAAAGTCTTGGAAGACAGGAGGCTGTCAGCACAGGATGCTCAGGCCCGTATCGGAGTAGCCCTGCGACAAGGGGGAGCCACGGGGGTGACAGAGGAG CAAGTGCATCTCATCGTGGACCAGGCCCTGAAGCGCTTCAGCGAGGACCGCGTGGGAATGGTTGACTATGCCCTGGAGTCAGCAG GGGCCAGCGTCATCAACACTCGCTGCTCTGAAACCTACGAGACACGGACGGCACTGCTGAGCTTGTTCGGCATCCCCCTGTGGTACCACTCGCAGTCCCCCCGTGTCATCCTGCAG CCGGATGTCAaccctgggaactgctgggcgTTTCGCGGGTCCCAGGGCTTTGCCGTCATCCGCCTCTCCAGCATCATCCGCCCCACAGCCGTGACATTGGAGCACATCCCAAAGGCGCTCTCACCCCAGGGGACCATCCCCAGCGCCCCCAAGGACTTCGCTGTCTAT ggcttgaaggaggagggagaggaggagggactTCTCCTGGGGCAGTTCACCTACAACCATGATGGCAACCCCATCCAAACATTTTACTTGGAG GGTGATGCCATAGGCACGTACCAGCTGGTGGAGCTCCGGGTGCTGAGCAATTGGGGCCACCCCGAATACACCTGCATCTACCGCTTCCGCGTGCATGGAGAGCCGGTGCACTGA